GGAGATGAAAATTCATCTATCCAAAAAAATACCCAAGATTATAAGAATAATGGTTATATGGGGGTTTAAATAAATGATCGCCAAACAGAGGTTTGTTTTAGATACAACTGCCTTTACTGATAACCAGTTAAGGGATGATTATGGAGATGGGGAACTAGATAAGACTGTGGAGGTCCTCTTGGATCTCATAGCCCGATCAAGGATAAAGCTCAATATGAGCTGCCACATGCCACCGATTACCTACAAAGAATTCATTGATTACATAACCCGTTATGACTGTCCCCAGAGCGTCATGATCAAAGCTGAGACTTGGATTGTGAAAAAAACCCCAAACCGTTATGACACCAAGATACCCTCGGAGATATTCTATGAATACGTTCAGGACATGAGGGAAAGGATGAATAAGGGTATGCGCATATCGGAAAGTGCTGTCTGGGAAGCGGCAGTGGAATCCATGGTCATGATGTCCAGGGGTGAGAAAAAAACCCAGATCGAGATGGAAGTAATTGGTAAGGCCATTAAAGATTTCAGGAAACGTTACCGGGCTGCACTTCGCAAGGGAACTTTGGACAGTGCTCCTGATCTGGATGTGCTCCTTCTGGCCAAGGAATTAGGAGCAGGGGTAGTGGCTGCTGATGAGGGGATCAAAGTCTGGGCCGAAAGACTGGGACTTCGCTTTTTAAGTGCCAAATCATTTCCTAAAATGCTCCGAGAGTACTTGAAATACTATGAGTAAGTGAATAAATGAAAGTTCAGCAACCCAAAAATATCTATTTGATAAAGAGGCCGTATTTCATGAAAAAAGGTCTTTTAAAACCTCTAATTGAATCATCTATACTTCCCCTAATCAAAGGAACTTCAATAAGAAAATTCATTTATTTTGATATTATTCTTCATTGCGCAATGCCCATAATACTATCTACCATGAAAATTCAATGTTTAACTTTAGAATAAAAAAAATTTTTTATTTACACCAGTTAATGCACATTAAATAGGAGACTTAATTAATGGAACTACAAAAACCTAGGGGAACCCGTGATTTTCTCTTTAAGGAGATGAAAGAAAGAAAGCTCGTGGAAAACACCATGAGAGAGGTCTTTGAAACCTATGGTTATCAGGAGATTAAAACCCCTATATTTGAGGATCTATCCCTTTTCACTCTGAAATCAGGTGAAGGAATAATAGAAGAAATATACCACTTCCAGGATAAGGGAGGGCGAGACCTAGCACTTAGGCCGGAGTTAACAGCACCTGTAGCCAGAATATACTTAAATCAACTGCAAAAAGCACCAAAACCCATCAAAATGTACTATTTTGGTAGTTGCTTCCGCTACGAAAGACCACAAGCCGGGCGCTTCCGGCAGTTCTGGCAGCTGGGGTGTGAACTCATCGGTGGAAAATCACCAGATTCTGAGGCAGAAATCATTGCCATGGCCGCCCATTGTTTGGAAGAACTGAAACTGAAAGACTATCAAATACACCTAGGAAATCTGGGAATTTTAAGGGGAATCTTGAGCCAGGATAGTATTTCAGCCGAACATCAGGATCAAATCATGGCCATGATAGACAAGGGAGATGCAGAGGAACTGGAAAAGCTATTAAATGGGATTGAAATTCCTGAAACTTCAAAAAACATTCTGCTAGAACTAATTGGTATGCGAGGACATCAGGAAATTATTAATAATGTGAAAAATATCCTTAATGATTATCCTGATGCATTAAAATCCCTTGAAGAACTTGAATCACTTTTAATAATGCTGAAAGCCTTTGGTTTTACAGATTACATTGTGAATCTAGGTATTGCCCGTGGATTAGATTATTACACTGGAACGGTATTTGAGATCTATGTGGAAGGCCTAGGAGCCCAGAAACAAATAAGTGGTGGGGGAACTTATAATTTAATAGAGGTTTTTGGTGGTGAAAAGGTGGAATCCACTGGATTTGCCTTTGGCTTCGATCGGGTTATGGAAGCCCTTAAAATACAGAACCCCCGTATCCCTGGAGAAGAAAGAGTTGATGTTTTTGTAGCTCCCATATCTGCTGAAATGAAACTTAATGCCTTCGAAATAGCTCAAAATTTAAGAAAGTGTGGTATTTCAACTGATGTGGAACTGGTGGGGCGAAAACTAAAGAAAATCCTTTCCTTCGCTGCTAACTCAGGAGCAAAGTTCGTAGTTCTCATTGGGGCCCGTGAATTGGAAGAAGGCAAAGTCACCATTAAAGACATGACCTCTGGAGAACAGGAACAAGTATCCATTGAAATGGTCAGTGATGTTCTATTAAACCAGATTAATAATGAGGAATGATGAAAATGGATTTACCCGAGCTCAACTACCGACATGTGGTTAACGGAGAAAAACTGGTTATAGCCATAGCCCAAGATTATAAAACAGAAGAAGTGCTTATGGTGGCCTATATGAACCGTGATGCCTTTGAAAAGACTATTGAAACCGGTAAAGCCCATTACTGGAGCACCAGCCGTAACCAGTTATGGTTCAAGGGTGAAAGCTCAGGCCATGTGCAGGAAGTCAAGGAGATATTCACTGATTGTGACCAGGATGCATTGCTCCTTAAAGTAAAACAAGTGGGTGCTGCCTGTCACCAGGGCTATTATTCCTGTTTCTACAGAGAAATACAAAATAATGGGCAAAAACTTGAAATAGTTAAGGAAAAGGTTTTTGCACCTGAAAAAGTTTATGGAGAATGAGTAGGATGAGAATTGTTCCAGATACAAGTGTTATAGTTGATGGTAGGATCACCCGCATAGTCCAGGAAGAAGATTACCAGGGCTGTGAAGTGATCGTACCCGAAGCAGTTGTATCTGAATTGGAAAATCAGGCTAATAAAGGAAGAGATAGTGGTTATAACGGCCTGGAAGAGCTTAAGAATTTGCAAAAACTGCATGGTCAAGGTAAAATACACGTGACTTATGTGGGGCGTCGACCCACTTTGGAAGAGATATCACTAGCCAGAGGTGGGGAAATAGATGCAATGATCCGTGGAGTAGCAGGGGAAAACAAAGCAACCCTCATAACCAGTGACAAAGTTCAAAAAGAAGTG
This DNA window, taken from Methanobacterium subterraneum, encodes the following:
- the hisI gene encoding phosphoribosyl-AMP cyclohydrolase; the encoded protein is MDLPELNYRHVVNGEKLVIAIAQDYKTEEVLMVAYMNRDAFEKTIETGKAHYWSTSRNQLWFKGESSGHVQEVKEIFTDCDQDALLLKVKQVGAACHQGYYSCFYREIQNNGQKLEIVKEKVFAPEKVYGE
- a CDS encoding RNA ligase partner protein, whose amino-acid sequence is MIAKQRFVLDTTAFTDNQLRDDYGDGELDKTVEVLLDLIARSRIKLNMSCHMPPITYKEFIDYITRYDCPQSVMIKAETWIVKKTPNRYDTKIPSEIFYEYVQDMRERMNKGMRISESAVWEAAVESMVMMSRGEKKTQIEMEVIGKAIKDFRKRYRAALRKGTLDSAPDLDVLLLAKELGAGVVAADEGIKVWAERLGLRFLSAKSFPKMLREYLKYYE
- the hisS gene encoding histidine--tRNA ligase yields the protein MELQKPRGTRDFLFKEMKERKLVENTMREVFETYGYQEIKTPIFEDLSLFTLKSGEGIIEEIYHFQDKGGRDLALRPELTAPVARIYLNQLQKAPKPIKMYYFGSCFRYERPQAGRFRQFWQLGCELIGGKSPDSEAEIIAMAAHCLEELKLKDYQIHLGNLGILRGILSQDSISAEHQDQIMAMIDKGDAEELEKLLNGIEIPETSKNILLELIGMRGHQEIINNVKNILNDYPDALKSLEELESLLIMLKAFGFTDYIVNLGIARGLDYYTGTVFEIYVEGLGAQKQISGGGTYNLIEVFGGEKVESTGFAFGFDRVMEALKIQNPRIPGEERVDVFVAPISAEMKLNAFEIAQNLRKCGISTDVELVGRKLKKILSFAANSGAKFVVLIGARELEEGKVTIKDMTSGEQEQVSIEMVSDVLLNQINNEE